The following coding sequences are from one Lolium rigidum isolate FL_2022 chromosome 6, APGP_CSIRO_Lrig_0.1, whole genome shotgun sequence window:
- the LOC124659945 gene encoding uncharacterized protein LOC124659945: protein MARQQLVVAVFAALVGMYALAGAVDAAGTTLPPLSKFGKRDQQLTCKGDKNSQYCEGTCPIKCPGKCLVLCPGCKTYCECDLFPGTSCGDPRFTGADGNNFYFHGKKDQNFCVVSDAGLHINTHFIGKRNPAMRRDFTWIQALGIRFADHRLYMGAQKTVMWDDDVDRLELTFDGMQVDIPTEIDETWQPTTVPALTVTRTSMTNRIKVELKGVFSIHASVVPITVEDSIIHNYGVTEDDSLAHFDLGFKFYDLTDDVHGVLGQTYRTDYVNKLSVSANMPIMGGAPNYVTSDIFATDCKVARFGHQAGISMVTTRAS, encoded by the exons ATGGCCCGGCAGCAGCTGGTTGTGGCAGTGTTCGCCGCTTTGGTTGGCATGTACGCCCTGGCCGGCGCCGTCGACGCCGCCGGCACCACTTTACCGCCTCTGTCGAAGTTCGGGAAGAGGGACCAACAGCTCACCTGCAAAGGTGACAAAAACAGCCAGTACTGCGAGGGCACCTGCCCCATCAAGTGCCCCGGCAAGTGCCTGGTCCTCTGCCCAGGCTGCAAGACATACTGTG AGTGCGACTTATTCCCCGGCACATCATGTGGGGACCCTCGTTTCACGGGCGCCGACGGGAACAACTTCTACTTCCATGGAAAGAAGGATCAGAACTTCTGTGTCGTCTCTGATGCTGGCCTCCACATCAACACCCATTTCATCGGTAAACGCAACCCTGCTATGCGTCGTGACTTCACTTGGATCCAGGCTCTTGGCATCCGTTTTGCCGATCACCGCCTATACATGGGTGCCCAGAAGACCGTCATGTGGGATGATGATGTGGACCGCCTCGAGCTGACATTTGATGGCATGCAAGTCGACATCCCCACCGAGATTGACGAGACATGGCAACCCACCACTGTGCCGGCATTGACCGTTACGAGGACCTCCATGACCAACCGCATCAAAGTTGAGCTCAAGGGAGTGTTCAGCATCCATGCTAGTGTGGTACCCATCACCGTGGAGGACTCTATTATCCACAACTACGGTGTGACGGAGGATGACAGCCTTGCCCACTTCGACCTCGGCTTCAAGTTCTATGACCTGACCGATGATGTCCACGGCGTGCTCGGCCAAACTTACCGCACTGACTATGTCAACAAGCTCAGTGTTAGCGCAAACATGCCAATCATGGGTGGTGCTCCGAACTACGTCACCTCCGATATCTTCGCCACCGACTGCAAGGTGGCTAGGTTCGGCCACCAGGCCGGGATCTCCATGGTCACTACCAGGGCCAGTTAA
- the LOC124660075 gene encoding uncharacterized protein LOC124660075 encodes MARQHIVVLFAALVAVCAFAAAVDGAGVKGSAGPPPRAPPNTKMIRPGKRNQVSSCDNPKDHIKPCNATCPNRCAEECLVQCSPDEAMNCKTFCLCDFYGVCGDPRFMGADGNNFYFHGKKDQDFCIVSDNNLHINTHFIGKSNPTMSRDFTWIQALGILFADHRLYMGAQKTVKWDDNVDRLELTFDDMPIEIPAEVDGQWQSTEVPALTIRRTSTANGLRVQLKGVFDIIAKVVPITKKDSLIHNYGVTEDDSLAHFDLGFRFYDLTDDVHGVLGQTYRTDYVNKLSVSANMPVMGGASTYVSSDIFATDCKVARFGRHAGISMVTGQAN; translated from the exons ATGGCTCGGCAGCATATCGTTGTACTGTTTGCAGCATTGGTGGCCGTGTGCGCCTTCGCAGCTGCCGTGGACGGCGCCGGCGTGAAGGGTTCAGCGGGACCGCCGCCGAGGGCGCCACCAAACACCAAGATGATCCGCCCGGGGAAGAGGAACCAGGTGTCCAGCTGTGACAACCCCAAGGACCACATCAAGCCTTGCAATGCTACCTGCCCAAACCGCTGCGCCGAGGAGTGCCTCGTCCAATGCTCCCCAGATGAGGCTATGAACTGCAAGACATTCTGCC TGTGCGACTTCTACGGTGTCTGCGGAGACCCACGGTTTATGGGCGCCGACGGCAACAACTTCTACTTCCACGGCAAGAAGGACCAAGACTTTTGCATCGTCTCCGATAACAACCTCCACATAAACACCCACTTCATCGGAAAGAGCAACCCCACCATGAGCCGCGACTTCACGTGGATCCAGGCTCTCGGCATCCTCTTCGCCGACCACCGCTTGTACATGGGTGCCCAGAAGACCGTCAAGTGGGACGACAATGTTGACCGCCTCGAGCTCACCTTCGACGACATGCCCATCGAAATCCCTGCCGAGGTTGATGGACAGTGGCAATCCACGGAAGTGCCTGCGTTGACCATCAGGAGGACCTCCACCGCCAATGGCCTCAGGGTCCAGCTCAAGGGAGTGTTCGACATCATCGCCAAGGTGGTGCCCATCACGAAGAAGGACTCCCTCATCCACAACTATGGAGTGACCGAGGACGACTCCCTCGCGCACTTCGACCTTGGCTTCAGATTCTATGACTTAACCGATGATGTTCACGGTGTGCTCGGCCAGACCTACCGCACTGACTACGTCAACAAGCTTAGCGTGAGCGCCAACATGCCAGTTATGGGTGGTGCATCTACCTACGTTTCTTCCGACATCTTCGCAACCGACTGCAAGGTCGCTAGGTTCGGCCGCCACGCCGGAATCTCCATGGTTACTGGTCAGGCCAACTAA
- the LOC124662139 gene encoding uncharacterized protein LOC124662139 → MAAAVAEHGQANGQTLEHGWAFWLVSPQVEARRQVASERTVYTFSTVDEFWSLYNNILHPSKLGVGADLYCLKDKIEPKLEDPICANGGKWTIRCGKEKSDTLWVHTLLPLIGGRFEYGDDICGAVLSVRGTQDMIAVWTKDSANDPAQKIISNQWKEFMDYKDSIEFIVHDSGATTVQCWSTKLPQDLFGLIYNRLPDPRSRVRFAAVCKSWFATASRHPVPPALPWLLLLPRDGNKMKRLYCHEDNQILRVPALRGFIDHWFIGCHEGGWVATYDPGPFKIVNLFSGFEVALSEKQKWIPRSGRLCKTMIWNIIFSKPPTSSDCILAAITDVSPLALCRIGCRDGGWTIQERRYSVGLADITFWNGELYGLTLEYFDLVKLEIGINKDGAPLVTGVNRPAVTTEHKVPPHDVWYNKVDVSYIFELKGKLGMAVKFPWSPNFRPYFKVFNLVDVDTGEGMAYHTFKWEEVKSLGDFALFLGPNCSRAVHVPEHRHGGVQRNRIYYIHRSCLGRNVVPEDDLVFLAISNNDGDPVYFKEDDHDGVDMIRAVGYYARRGPYPPMWLLPPDF, encoded by the exons ATGGCGGCCGCCGTCGCCGAGCACGGGCAGGCTAACGGCCAAACGCTCGAGCACGGCTGGGCCTTCTGGCTCGTCAGCCCGCAGGTGGAGGCCAGAAGGCAGGTCGCCTCGGAGAGGACCGTCTACACCTTCTCCACCGTCGACGAATTCTGGAG CCTTTACAACAATATCCTCCACCCTAGCAAATTGGGCGTGGGAGCTGACCTCTACTGCCTCAAGGATAAGATTGAGCCGAAATTGGAAGACCCCATTTGTGCTAATGGGGGTAAATGGACCATCCGTTGTGGCAAAGAGAAATCGGACACGTTGTGGGTGCATACG TTGCTGCCGTTGATTGGTGGACGATTTGAATATGGCGATGACATTTGTGGAGCAGTCCTCAGCGTGCGTGGGACACAGGACATGATAGCTGTATGGACTAAAGATTCTGCTAATGACCCTGCTCAG AAAATCATCAGCAATCAGTGGAAAGAAtttatggattacaaggactccaTTGAGTTTATCGTTCATGATAGTGGTGCAACGACGGTACAATGCTGGTCTACCAAGCTTCCACAGGATCTCTTCGGTCTCATCTACAacaggttgccggatccgcgcagcCGCGTGCGTTTTGCTGCTGTCTGCAAGTCGTGGTTTGCTACAGCTTCAAGGCATCCCGTTCCACCCGCACTCCCGTGGCTGCTCCTCTTGCCACGCGATGGCAACAAGATGAAGCGCCTTTACTGTCATGAGGACAACCAGATCCTGCGTGTCCCGGCCCTGAGAGGTTTCATCGACCACTGGTTCATTGGCTGTCACGAAGGTGGCTGGGTTGCCACGTATGATCCGGGCCCTTTCAAAATCGTGAACCTCTTCTCAGGCTTTGAGGTGGCGCTCTCCGAGAAACAGAAGTGGATTCCCCGCTCTGGTCGCCTTTGCAAAACAATGATTTGGAATATCATATTCTCCAAACCACCCACTTCGAGCGACTGTATCCTCGCCGCCATCACGGATGTTTCTCCTCTTGCGCTCTGTAGGATTGGCTGTCGAGATGGTGGGTGGACAATACAAGAACGAAGATACAGTGTCGGGCTTGCAGATATCACCTTCTGGAATGGTGAGCTCTATGGCCTCACGCTAGAGTACTTTGACCTTGTCAAGTTGGAGATCGGCATAAACAAAGATGGTGCGCCACTGGTCACAGGTGTCAATCGGCCGGCGGTCACCACAGAGCACAAGGTGCCCCCTCATGATGTCTGGTACAACAAGGTGGATGTCAGTTACATTTTTGAACTGAAGGGCAAGCTTGGGATGGCTGTGAAGTTCCCGTGGTCACCCAACTTCAGACCTTACTTCAAGGTGTTTAACCTCGTTGATGTTGACACCGGTGAGGGGATGGCATATCACACGTTCAAATGGGAAGAGGTGAAAAGCTTGGGTGACTTCGCCCTATTTTTGGGTCCAAATTGCTCCAGGGCTGTGCACGTGCCGGAGCACAGGCATGGCGGTGTGCAGAGAAACCGCATCTACTACATCCACCGTAGTTGCTTAGGGAGGAATGTGGTCCCGGAGGATGACCTGGTGTTCTTGGCAATCTCGAACAACGATGGCGACCCTGTgtacttcaaggaagatgaccatGATGGTGTGGATATGATCAGGGCGGTAGGATACTACGCGAGGAGAGGTCCTTATCCTCCCATGTGGCTTCTCCCTCCAGATTTTTAG